In Halogeometricum borinquense DSM 11551, a single genomic region encodes these proteins:
- a CDS encoding guanosine monophosphate reductase — protein MNDLRTGLSYGDVLLVPKRSPVDSRDDVDLSTNLTPSIELNTPLVSAAMDTVTEDEMGIELSREGGFGVIHRFLDPEEQAAQVRAVTTAGQSVGAAVGINEDFVERSTALVEAGVDALVVDVAHGHLERTLTAVETLADEFPETPLIAGNVATPAGVEDLAAAGADCVKVGIGPGSHCTTRKVAGAGVPQLTAIDDCASVADELGVTICADGGIRTSGDAVKALMAGADTVMLGSIFAGTAEAPGEIVEIDGHQYKRSRGMATTAAAEDRDDKHNNVDADEGVEALTPYKGSLRAVVEEFCAGIRSGLSYCGGYTIPQARENAEFMRVAQSAKEREGFHADQDWEGVNLDAEVSQIGQSVTEAAANNSD, from the coding sequence ATGAACGACCTTCGAACCGGACTGAGCTACGGCGATGTGCTGTTAGTACCGAAACGGTCGCCGGTTGACAGTCGGGACGATGTTGACCTCTCGACCAACCTCACACCGTCTATCGAACTGAACACTCCACTCGTCTCCGCAGCGATGGATACGGTTACAGAGGACGAGATGGGGATCGAACTCTCCCGTGAAGGTGGCTTCGGTGTGATACATAGATTCCTCGATCCCGAAGAACAGGCTGCCCAAGTCAGAGCGGTTACTACCGCAGGCCAATCCGTCGGGGCTGCAGTCGGTATCAATGAAGACTTCGTAGAGCGCAGTACCGCATTAGTTGAAGCGGGTGTCGATGCTCTCGTCGTAGATGTCGCGCATGGACACCTCGAACGCACGCTGACAGCCGTTGAAACACTTGCTGACGAGTTCCCGGAAACCCCTCTGATTGCCGGCAATGTAGCGACACCCGCAGGCGTTGAAGACCTTGCAGCAGCCGGAGCAGATTGCGTCAAAGTCGGTATCGGTCCGGGGTCCCACTGCACTACTCGAAAGGTGGCTGGTGCTGGTGTCCCGCAACTGACTGCGATTGATGATTGTGCCTCAGTCGCTGATGAGTTGGGTGTCACTATCTGCGCAGACGGTGGGATACGGACGTCCGGAGACGCAGTGAAGGCGTTGATGGCGGGTGCTGATACCGTGATGCTGGGCAGTATCTTCGCTGGGACCGCAGAAGCACCTGGAGAAATCGTCGAAATCGACGGACACCAGTACAAACGCTCACGCGGAATGGCAACTACCGCCGCAGCTGAGGACCGCGATGACAAACATAATAACGTCGATGCTGACGAAGGCGTTGAGGCTCTGACGCCCTACAAGGGGTCGCTAAGAGCAGTTGTAGAGGAATTTTGTGCTGGCATTCGTTCCGGCTTATCATATTGTGGCGGATACACTATTCCCCAGGCGCGTGAAAACGCTGAGTTCATGCGTGTCGCACAAAGTGCGAAGGAACGCGAAGGGTTCCATGCAGACCAAGATTGGGAAGGTGTCAACCTTGATGCTGAAGTGTCTCAAATCGGCCAGTCTGTGACCGAAGCAGCCGCCAACAATAGTGACTGA
- the lhgO gene encoding L-2-hydroxyglutarate oxidase gives MKHHDVAIIGGGCVGLSTAKHLTELTDLDIAVFEKEHHLAEHQSGRNSGVLHPGFNYPPNSKKAQFATEGTRRMKQYCADHNIPCEEFGVLVVAKTDHEEEHLDVLASQAEANGVEYERLDSCAEIQEHEPHAVGQAALYAPEAASVDSQQYVYALAREIQQNDVSLYTGHAVERVRKKTSGYRLTTSNSEIDATHLVNAAGLHADTLAQQVGVGEDYQMIPFRGEYYEVTPDRSDVCQTMIYPTPDPELPFLGVHYTRRTDGKVIVGPNAVLAFGREAYQNTDADLSELKDIVAYDGFQKLLSSKTMLAVAWSELNKSYRKSKFTEAAQRLVPGIRSNDLNKSYSGIRAQLVSADGDLVKDPLTIETDDAVHVLNAVSPGLTSSLPFGEHIAKQVSEME, from the coding sequence ATGAAGCACCACGATGTCGCCATCATCGGTGGCGGCTGTGTCGGACTATCAACAGCGAAGCATCTCACAGAGCTGACTGACCTCGACATTGCCGTCTTCGAAAAAGAACACCACCTCGCAGAACATCAAAGCGGCCGTAACTCCGGTGTTCTCCATCCCGGATTCAACTACCCACCGAACTCGAAGAAGGCACAGTTTGCGACCGAAGGAACACGCCGGATGAAACAGTACTGCGCCGACCACAACATCCCGTGTGAGGAATTTGGTGTCCTCGTCGTCGCTAAGACCGACCACGAAGAGGAGCATTTAGACGTGTTAGCTTCACAAGCGGAGGCAAACGGCGTCGAGTACGAACGTCTGGACTCCTGTGCAGAGATACAGGAACACGAACCACACGCGGTAGGGCAGGCGGCGTTGTATGCACCCGAGGCGGCCTCGGTCGATTCTCAACAGTACGTCTACGCGCTCGCACGCGAAATCCAGCAGAACGATGTCTCGCTTTACACGGGACACGCGGTTGAACGAGTGCGAAAGAAGACATCCGGGTACCGCCTCACAACCAGCAATAGCGAGATAGACGCCACGCATCTGGTGAACGCTGCCGGCCTCCACGCCGACACGTTGGCACAACAAGTTGGGGTCGGTGAAGACTACCAGATGATTCCGTTCCGCGGTGAGTACTACGAGGTGACACCGGATCGGTCAGATGTCTGCCAAACCATGATCTATCCGACACCGGACCCGGAACTGCCGTTTTTGGGAGTACACTATACACGGCGAACGGACGGAAAAGTGATCGTCGGGCCAAACGCCGTTCTCGCTTTCGGTCGAGAAGCATACCAAAACACGGACGCAGATCTGTCGGAACTCAAGGACATAGTCGCATATGATGGGTTTCAGAAACTCTTGAGTTCGAAAACGATGCTCGCTGTCGCTTGGTCGGAGCTAAACAAGTCCTACCGCAAGAGCAAATTCACCGAGGCCGCCCAGCGATTAGTTCCGGGCATTAGATCGAACGACCTCAACAAGAGCTATTCGGGGATTCGAGCGCAACTCGTGAGCGCCGACGGGGACCTCGTCAAAGACCCGCTGACTATCGAAACCGATGATGCAGTTCACGTCCTCAACGCGGTGTCGCCGGGGCTCACATCATCTCTGCCGTTCGGCGAACATATCGCCAAACAAGTTAGCGAGATGGAATAG
- a CDS encoding acyl-CoA dehydrogenase family protein, translated as MLDYVDLESKLSSEERMIRDSVREFVQNEVKPDIADHYVEGTFPTELITEFGELGLYAPNLEGYGLPNVSERAYGLIMQELEAGDSGLRSMASVQGALVMYPIHAFGSEAQKDEWLPKLGSGEAVGCFGLTEPEHGSNPSAMETYAERDGDEYVLNGSKTWITNSPISDVAVVWARDRSSEDTPVRGFLVETDRDGVTTNKIDDKLSLRASITGEIALQNVRIPTENVLPNVKGMKGPLSCLTQARYGIAWGAIGAAKDAFREAQDYATDREQFGQPIGGFQLQQQNLAEMATQITLAELLAHRLAELKEQGNLRPEHVSMAKRNNVRMARNQTRVAREMLGGNGITTDYSPMRHMANMETVYTYEGTHDIHTLVLGKDLTGIPAFD; from the coding sequence ATGCTCGACTATGTGGACTTAGAGAGTAAGCTATCCAGCGAAGAACGAATGATCCGTGACTCGGTGCGCGAGTTCGTCCAGAACGAAGTCAAACCGGATATCGCCGACCATTACGTCGAAGGGACATTTCCGACCGAGTTAATCACGGAGTTCGGTGAACTCGGACTGTACGCACCGAACCTTGAGGGCTATGGCCTTCCAAACGTCAGCGAGCGGGCGTACGGGCTGATCATGCAAGAACTGGAGGCCGGCGACTCGGGTCTTCGCTCGATGGCGAGCGTCCAAGGTGCGCTCGTCATGTACCCGATTCACGCATTCGGGAGCGAAGCACAGAAAGACGAGTGGCTTCCGAAACTCGGTTCGGGCGAGGCGGTCGGATGCTTCGGTCTGACAGAACCGGAGCACGGGTCGAATCCATCGGCCATGGAAACCTACGCCGAACGTGACGGCGACGAGTACGTGCTCAATGGATCGAAAACGTGGATCACGAACTCACCCATCTCGGATGTCGCGGTCGTCTGGGCACGTGACCGATCCAGCGAAGATACGCCGGTTCGAGGGTTCCTCGTCGAAACGGACCGCGATGGCGTCACGACGAACAAAATAGACGATAAGCTGTCGCTTCGCGCATCGATTACCGGCGAAATCGCCCTCCAGAACGTTCGCATTCCCACCGAGAATGTCCTTCCGAACGTCAAAGGCATGAAGGGACCACTGTCCTGCTTGACGCAGGCACGATACGGAATTGCCTGGGGTGCTATCGGTGCTGCAAAGGACGCTTTCCGGGAGGCCCAAGACTACGCAACTGACCGGGAACAGTTCGGACAGCCAATCGGCGGATTCCAACTCCAGCAACAGAACCTCGCCGAGATGGCCACGCAGATCACGCTCGCGGAACTACTCGCGCACCGACTCGCTGAACTCAAAGAACAGGGGAACCTCCGGCCAGAACACGTTTCGATGGCCAAACGGAACAACGTGCGTATGGCTCGTAACCAAACTCGCGTCGCACGCGAGATGCTCGGCGGAAACGGCATTACGACCGACTACTCGCCGATGCGTCATATGGCTAATATGGAGACGGTGTACACCTACGAGGGTACTCACGACATCCACACGCTCGTTCTCGGAAAAGACCTCACGGGCATCCCCGCGTTCGACTAA
- a CDS encoding acetyl-CoA hydrolase/transferase C-terminal domain-containing protein, protein MSNPGRPHGDSIERRVQGDLPSTDAETAAARIASDATVLTSGFGSVGYPKAIPLALANSDRDLRLTLVSSGNVGDEIDVDLVESGAISRRFSYQSSSVARRATNRRDIAFSDRNASSIGDEVQYGGMVDPDVAIVEAVAVGEGWFVPSTSVGQVPAFVEAADELFIELNHQHPLGLQSVHDIYRPDSPPNRTPIPLTDPGGRIGTSYVQFAPEKLVGVVETDRADSTYTFRDPTDDDLAIAANLRSFLSDEMERSPVFDDAIHLQFGVGSLGNALMGELRALDFGDRDVVYYGELIQDGLLDMLDSGRLASASATSMALTADGQRRLFEDIERYAEDIVLRPADVANHPGLIDQFGVVGVNSAIEFDIYGNVNSTHIRGKRMVNGIGGSADYNRNALLSICALPSALDDGETSRVVPMTFHVDHTEHDIDVFVTEQGVADVRGCSPVERAERIIEHCAHPSFKSDLQSYLDDVKAQSNHIPHDVARAAEWYES, encoded by the coding sequence ATGAGTAATCCGGGGAGGCCTCACGGAGACTCTATCGAACGCCGAGTGCAGGGTGACCTTCCCTCCACCGACGCTGAGACGGCGGCAGCGCGTATCGCTTCCGATGCGACCGTTCTCACGAGCGGGTTCGGGAGTGTCGGGTATCCGAAAGCAATCCCGTTGGCTCTCGCGAACTCCGACCGCGACCTCAGACTGACGCTCGTAAGCAGTGGGAACGTCGGAGACGAAATCGACGTTGACCTCGTCGAGTCAGGTGCCATCTCACGACGGTTCTCGTATCAATCATCCAGCGTCGCTCGACGTGCGACGAACCGGCGCGATATCGCCTTCAGCGACCGAAACGCATCGTCTATCGGTGACGAAGTACAGTACGGGGGGATGGTTGATCCCGACGTGGCTATCGTCGAGGCGGTCGCCGTGGGCGAAGGATGGTTCGTTCCGTCAACGTCTGTCGGTCAGGTTCCGGCGTTCGTCGAAGCCGCCGACGAGCTATTCATCGAACTGAACCACCAACATCCGCTTGGCCTCCAGTCCGTCCACGATATCTACCGTCCCGACTCCCCGCCGAACCGGACGCCCATCCCACTCACCGACCCGGGTGGCAGAATCGGCACGTCGTACGTCCAGTTCGCCCCGGAAAAGTTGGTTGGCGTCGTCGAAACCGACCGCGCGGACTCGACGTACACGTTCCGCGACCCGACAGACGACGATTTAGCGATTGCTGCGAACCTCCGGTCGTTCCTCTCCGATGAGATGGAACGCTCGCCGGTATTCGACGATGCGATACATCTCCAGTTCGGCGTTGGGTCGCTCGGAAACGCTCTGATGGGCGAACTTAGAGCGCTCGACTTCGGTGACAGAGATGTCGTCTACTACGGCGAGTTGATCCAAGACGGGCTTCTCGACATGCTCGACTCCGGCAGATTGGCGTCTGCAAGCGCGACTTCGATGGCACTGACCGCAGACGGTCAACGACGCCTCTTCGAGGATATCGAGCGGTACGCCGAAGACATCGTTCTCCGCCCGGCGGACGTTGCAAACCACCCCGGACTTATCGATCAGTTCGGCGTCGTCGGCGTCAACAGCGCCATCGAGTTCGACATCTACGGTAACGTCAACTCGACGCATATCCGTGGAAAGCGGATGGTGAACGGTATCGGCGGATCGGCAGACTACAACCGAAACGCGTTGCTTTCGATCTGTGCGCTCCCGTCGGCCCTCGATGATGGAGAGACCTCCCGTGTCGTCCCCATGACGTTCCACGTCGATCACACAGAACACGACATCGACGTATTCGTCACCGAACAGGGTGTTGCCGACGTACGTGGCTGTTCGCCCGTCGAACGCGCGGAGCGAATCATCGAACACTGCGCACATCCGTCGTTCAAGTCGGACTTACAATCGTATTTGGACGATGTGAAGGCACAGTCCAACCACATCCCACACGATGTGGCGCGTGCCGCGGAGTGGTACGAGTCCTGA
- a CDS encoding TRAP transporter permease, with the protein MSSKTDQQRSFRTRVTRGLDVSVTMSAIVFWLIVLGWAYTQEMSRVKYGVIFVGGIMSVYALDQTRQALEDGNRIDAAVLLPSAIILISASLYFATNFQQVYVMQQGYALEHEYMLARLVILSILYLTWREFGNLFLGLVGGAIVYGMYGNYAPGILNHGGMTELTLLQSLVTDLYGFYGSLTQLTAAWIAPFLLYAGLLFGYGAFDLILRVAIQSGKYIESGVAQTAVLASAVIGSINGSYTANAAMTGSFTIPTMKDSGMSSHRAAGIESVASTSGQVLPPVMGASAFVMASYLQVSYLDIVTAGLIPAAILVACIGIAVHYVAISDASSQGMDFEEFFDDELTTRQKAFESVRFGIPFCVLIYLLGILQFTVMTAALWTIVSMVVCGVTIPVVQRLVDNTSTSPGTEIVQQLRNTVHGFRRGAIILAPIAIILVAVNGVIDIFSVTGVPNKIALLLMDLSGGMLLLAVLLAMLVSILMGVGMPTVAAYVIVAILIAPTLVTDFGIPKIAAHYTVFYAAILAGITPPVATAAVVTAGIAEANFWRVCGAAIKIAAPLFILPIAFVYNPAMISMDLTTPGLVAGTLVLMGSITMIYGLNYPFKINAGPRTALRLSLTVLGMFVMVYPGQIAKAAGGLVFVGVFVAEKMMTDGKKLPFSSGVDQ; encoded by the coding sequence ATGAGTTCAAAGACAGACCAACAGCGTAGTTTCAGAACCAGAGTCACACGCGGATTAGACGTGAGCGTCACGATGAGCGCCATCGTGTTTTGGCTCATCGTCCTCGGGTGGGCATACACACAGGAGATGTCGCGTGTCAAGTACGGTGTCATCTTCGTCGGCGGCATCATGAGCGTCTACGCACTCGATCAAACACGACAGGCGCTCGAAGACGGCAACCGGATCGACGCCGCGGTTCTTCTCCCGTCGGCGATTATCCTGATCAGCGCATCGTTGTACTTCGCAACGAACTTCCAACAGGTGTATGTCATGCAGCAGGGGTACGCGTTAGAGCACGAGTACATGCTCGCGCGACTCGTTATCCTCTCGATTCTCTATCTCACGTGGCGAGAGTTCGGGAATCTCTTTCTCGGACTCGTCGGCGGTGCAATCGTATACGGCATGTACGGCAACTACGCACCGGGGATTTTGAACCACGGCGGGATGACGGAGTTGACGCTTCTACAATCGCTCGTCACGGATCTCTACGGATTCTATGGAAGCCTCACACAACTGACGGCGGCGTGGATTGCACCGTTTCTACTGTATGCCGGACTGCTGTTCGGCTATGGTGCGTTCGACCTGATTCTCCGGGTCGCAATCCAGTCGGGGAAGTATATCGAGTCCGGTGTCGCACAAACGGCTGTGTTGGCGTCGGCAGTCATCGGCTCTATCAACGGGTCCTACACCGCCAATGCCGCAATGACCGGGTCGTTCACGATTCCGACCATGAAAGACAGCGGAATGTCTTCTCACCGAGCCGCAGGTATCGAGTCGGTGGCTTCGACATCGGGACAAGTGCTGCCGCCGGTCATGGGAGCGTCCGCATTCGTCATGGCGTCGTATCTCCAAGTCTCTTACCTCGACATCGTTACTGCGGGACTGATTCCCGCTGCGATACTGGTGGCCTGTATCGGTATTGCCGTCCACTACGTCGCCATCAGCGACGCCAGTAGTCAGGGGATGGACTTCGAGGAGTTCTTCGACGACGAACTCACGACGAGGCAGAAGGCGTTCGAGTCGGTTCGGTTCGGCATTCCGTTCTGCGTCCTGATTTACCTCTTAGGAATCCTCCAGTTCACAGTCATGACCGCTGCGCTGTGGACAATCGTGTCGATGGTCGTCTGCGGTGTCACAATCCCGGTTGTGCAACGACTCGTTGATAACACCAGCACGTCTCCGGGAACGGAAATCGTCCAGCAACTCCGCAACACTGTTCACGGCTTCCGTCGGGGGGCAATCATCCTCGCGCCCATCGCGATCATCCTCGTGGCAGTCAACGGCGTCATCGACATCTTCAGCGTAACTGGCGTGCCGAACAAGATCGCACTGCTTCTCATGGATCTTTCGGGCGGGATGCTGCTGCTCGCCGTTCTCTTGGCGATGCTCGTTTCGATTCTAATGGGCGTGGGCATGCCGACCGTCGCAGCGTACGTTATCGTCGCAATCCTCATCGCACCGACACTCGTCACCGACTTCGGAATCCCGAAGATTGCCGCACACTACACAGTGTTCTACGCGGCTATTCTGGCTGGCATCACGCCGCCCGTCGCAACGGCTGCGGTGGTCACAGCGGGTATCGCGGAGGCGAATTTCTGGCGGGTGTGCGGTGCTGCGATCAAGATCGCCGCGCCGCTTTTCATCCTCCCCATCGCATTCGTCTACAACCCCGCGATGATCTCGATGGATCTCACGACACCCGGGCTCGTCGCCGGGACGTTGGTGCTAATGGGAAGTATTACGATGATATACGGCCTCAACTATCCGTTCAAAATCAACGCCGGTCCCCGTACCGCACTTCGACTGTCACTGACTGTCCTCGGGATGTTCGTGATGGTCTATCCGGGGCAGATAGCGAAGGCCGCCGGAGGACTCGTGTTCGTCGGCGTGTTCGTCGCAGAGAAGATGATGACTGACGGAAAGAAGCTTCCCTTCTCTTCGGGGGTAGACCAATGA
- a CDS encoding TAXI family TRAP transporter solute-binding subunit, which produces MVDDTLQRREFLYGATTAGIVGLAGCSSSTGDTSNSPGGGSGGGSGDQSGTGDSGGGELSLRIGTSAGGTKNVGLAVERTVSQHSDKLDYATVESPGYVGTIYRMAQDQFSGGITDNNSLTKALTDRGSFSDKSVDEIPYYGFYAFPYSIYLIARDGTDIETFDDLAGKNVYPAEPGYSTRATTLDVWSQDPTKEIYEQMNIQNMGVGDAPGAMEEGRIDAAIAYGTPGAGYTGWVTEYDARLDVHYVEPTDALKESVATYSGAGSSTISMSDWSMQQDIGTDEVFTWDLEVNYTFTPEANADAVYELCRVVDEHNDVVNEAEAQFNDFESTADMLGSAREKIPVHPGAAKYYKENEAWDESLSVGE; this is translated from the coding sequence ATGGTTGATGATACATTACAACGACGTGAGTTCCTGTATGGCGCAACAACTGCTGGAATAGTCGGGCTTGCTGGCTGCTCCAGCAGTACTGGAGATACCAGCAACTCCCCCGGTGGTGGCTCAGGCGGGGGCAGTGGCGATCAAAGCGGAACCGGTGACAGCGGAGGTGGCGAGTTGTCACTCCGCATCGGAACATCCGCCGGTGGGACGAAAAACGTCGGTTTGGCGGTCGAGCGGACGGTCAGTCAGCACAGCGATAAACTCGACTACGCCACAGTCGAGAGTCCGGGCTACGTGGGCACCATCTACCGGATGGCCCAAGACCAATTCAGCGGCGGCATCACGGACAACAACTCACTGACGAAGGCGCTCACCGACCGCGGAAGTTTCTCCGATAAATCGGTAGATGAGATCCCGTACTACGGGTTTTACGCCTTCCCCTACAGCATCTACCTCATCGCTCGTGACGGAACAGACATCGAGACGTTCGATGATCTCGCGGGGAAAAATGTCTACCCCGCAGAGCCGGGATACTCGACGCGTGCGACGACGCTCGACGTCTGGTCACAGGATCCGACCAAGGAAATCTACGAGCAGATGAACATCCAGAATATGGGTGTCGGCGACGCACCCGGTGCGATGGAAGAAGGCCGAATCGACGCCGCGATTGCGTATGGAACGCCCGGTGCGGGATATACAGGCTGGGTGACTGAATACGACGCACGTCTCGACGTTCACTACGTCGAACCGACAGATGCACTCAAAGAGTCCGTTGCGACATACAGCGGCGCGGGATCATCGACAATATCGATGAGTGACTGGAGCATGCAACAAGACATCGGAACTGACGAAGTGTTCACGTGGGACCTCGAGGTTAACTACACCTTCACGCCGGAGGCGAACGCGGATGCGGTCTACGAACTGTGTCGCGTCGTGGATGAACACAACGACGTGGTGAACGAAGCCGAAGCGCAGTTCAACGACTTCGAATCCACCGCAGACATGCTCGGATCCGCCCGTGAGAAGATCCCGGTCCACCCCGGAGCAGCAAAGTACTACAAGGAGAACGAGGCGTGGGACGAGAGCCTCTCAGTCGGTGAATAA
- a CDS encoding IclR family transcriptional regulator, with protein MINEDNGGVPDTVQSARTLFDVLQCVKEDQGKTVSEVSDDLEYARSTVHRHLRTLEDLGYLIHRPDGYHVGLKFLDLGVSARDNYVGYDLIREKVEEIAETTGERCQFFVEEHAEAVYLARSVGEHAVQTDPGLGSRIPLYAASAGKAILAELPEQELSEYIEQVEFEQLTENTITDPAVLRDELAEIRERGYGFNRQETVRGTHAVGVAVTAPEGGAIGGLSVTGPSHRLKGDQFENVLPNLLLGAANELELNIAFS; from the coding sequence ATGATAAACGAAGACAACGGGGGTGTGCCCGACACCGTTCAATCGGCGCGGACGCTGTTCGATGTCCTGCAGTGCGTCAAGGAAGATCAGGGGAAGACGGTCTCTGAGGTTTCAGACGACCTTGAGTATGCGAGAAGTACGGTACATAGACACCTTCGGACTCTCGAAGATCTCGGGTATTTGATCCACCGTCCCGATGGATATCACGTCGGACTCAAATTTCTCGACTTGGGTGTGAGTGCGAGAGACAATTACGTCGGCTACGACCTCATCCGTGAGAAAGTCGAAGAGATTGCGGAGACGACCGGTGAACGCTGCCAGTTCTTTGTCGAAGAGCACGCGGAAGCAGTCTATCTCGCTCGCTCTGTGGGTGAGCATGCTGTGCAAACTGATCCCGGACTCGGTAGTCGTATTCCCCTCTACGCTGCGTCTGCGGGCAAAGCGATTCTCGCCGAACTCCCCGAGCAGGAACTGTCCGAGTACATCGAACAGGTCGAGTTCGAGCAACTAACTGAGAACACGATTACCGATCCTGCGGTACTGCGTGACGAGTTAGCAGAGATACGCGAGCGAGGGTACGGCTTTAACAGACAGGAGACGGTCCGTGGGACGCATGCGGTCGGTGTCGCTGTGACGGCCCCCGAAGGCGGAGCAATTGGTGGACTCAGTGTCACCGGACCATCTCACCGTTTGAAGGGTGACCAGTTCGAAAACGTTCTTCCAAACCTGCTTTTGGGCGCTGCAAACGAACTCGAACTAAACATCGCGTTCTCTTGA